Proteins from a genomic interval of Coccinella septempunctata chromosome 2, icCocSept1.1, whole genome shotgun sequence:
- the LOC123307026 gene encoding uncharacterized protein K02A2.6-like: protein MDAHTKWIEVCETSSTSSLTTIENLRRIFSIFGLPKILVSDNGTCFTSQEFSEFIERNCISHITTPPYNPASNGAAENCVKVIKGALTKALSIDSMSTTNQILCRFLLDYRNTPHCTTGLSPANLIFGRSLRTKFDIINPNAKAEIVDKHHIVDKVARNNIKQKNYYKGKKNVSYTLGEVVLVRDYRNRPNISWIKGIVHKRIGKCTYFIEVPELKLTWKRHANQIRKTFQMETFTSDIISNSENSSIEGICNQNISNTNTSSENTDENNNRQNNCSSETQANTISVLRPKRAIKPVERYGVDSKFSHK from the coding sequence ATGGATGCTCATACTAAATGGATAGAAGTTTGCGAAACATCGTCAACCAGTTCATTAACGACAATTGAAAATTTACGGaggatattttccatttttggacTACCTAAAATTTTAGTTTCGGATAACGGCACGTGTTTCACTTCCCAGGAGTTTTCGGAATTTATCGAGAGAAACTGTATCTCCCATATAACTACACCACCTTACAACCCAGCTTCAAATGGAGCAGCGGAAAATTGTGTCAAGGTGATCAAGGGTGCCTTGACGAAAGCTCTTTCTATAGACTCCATGTCAACTACCAACCAGATTCTCTGCAGATTTTTACTAGATTACAGAAATACACCTCACTGTACCACAGGACTCAGTCCAGCGAATTTAATATTTGGTCGATCATTGAGAACAAAATTTGATATAATTAATCCTAATGCAAAGGCAGAAATAGTAGATAAGCATCATATAGTTGATAAGGTAGCTAGGAATAAcattaaacaaaaaaattattataaaggGAAGAAAAATGTGAGTTATACATTAGGTGAAGTAGTATTAGTAAGAGATTATAGGAATAGACCAAACATTTCTTGGATTAAAGGCATTGTTCATAAAAGGATAGGAAAATGTACTTATTTTATAGAAGTCCCTGAACTGAAACTGACCTGGAAACGTCACGCCAACCAAATCagaaaaacatttcaaatggaaactttCACATCTGACATCATATCCAATTCAGAAAATAGTTCTATAGAAGGAATTTGTAATCAAAATATATCTAATACTAATACAAGCAGTGAAAATACCGATGAAAATAATAACCGGCAAAACAATTGTTCTTCTGAAACCCAGGCCAATACAATTTCTGTTTTAAGACCTAAAAGAGCAATTAAACCCGTAGAGCGTTATGGCGTTGATTCCAAATTTAGCCATAAGTAG